A segment of the Onychomys torridus chromosome 16, mOncTor1.1, whole genome shotgun sequence genome:
TGGAGAAAGCTAGAAGCTGGTAGGCCAGAGAGGCTGACTCCTGGGGAAGAACAAGGAGAGCTAAGTCTGGGTGCTCTTTGTGTCTAGGGGCTGCCCTCCATGTCCAGGGGCTCCCCTCCATGTCCAGGGGGTGCCCTCCGTGTCCAGAGGTGCCCTCCGTGTCCAGGGGGTGCCCTCCGTGTCCAGGGGGTGCCCTCCGTGTCCAGAGGTGCCCTCCGTGTCCAGGGGGTGTTCTCTGTGTCCAGGGGGTGTCCTCCATGTCCAGGGGTGCCCTCCGTGTCCAGGGGATGTCCTCCATGTCCAGGGGGTGTCCTCCATGTCCAGGGATGCTCTCCGTGTCCAGAGGTGCTCTCCGTGTCCAGGGGGTGTTCTCTGTGTCCAGGGGGTGTCCTCCGTGTCCAGGGGGTACCCTCCGTGTCCAGAGGTGCCCTCCGTGCCCAGGGTGTGCCCTCCGTGTCCAGGGGGTGTCCTCCATGTCCAGGGGGTGTCCTCTGTGTCCAGGGGGTGCCCTCCGTGTCCAGGGGTGCCTTCCGTGTCCAGGGGGTGCCTCTCTGTGTCCAGGGGGTGCCCTCTGTGTCCAGGGGTTGCCCTCTGTGTCTAGGGGGTGTTCTCCGTGTCCAGGGGGTGCTCTCTGTGTCCAGGGGGTGCCCTCCATGTCCAGGGGGTGCCCTCCATGTCCAGAGGTACCCTCCATGTCCTGGGGTGCCCTCCATGTCCAGGGGGTGTCCTCCATGTCCAGGGGTGCTCTCCGTGTCCAGAGGTGTTCTCCGTGTCCAGGGGGTGTTCTCTGTGTCCAGGGGTGTCCTCCGTGTCCAGGGGGTACCCTCCGTGTCCAGAGGTGCTCTCTGTGTCCAGGGGGTGCTCTCTGGGTCTAGGGGGTGCCCTCCATGTCCAGGGGGTGCCCTCCATGTCCAGGGGGTGTCCTCTGTGTCCAGGGGGTGCCCTCCATGTCCAGGGGTACCCCTGTCCTGGGGTGCCCTCCATGTCCAGGGGGTGTCCTCCATGTCCAGGGGTGCTCTCCGTGTCCAGAGGTGCTCTCCGTGTCCAGGGGGTGCTCTCTGTGTCCAGGGGGTGCCCTCCGTGTCCAGGGGTTGCCCTCTGTGTCTAGGGGGTGTTCTCTGTGTCCAGGGGGTGCTCTCCGTGTCCAGGGGTGCCCTCCGTGTCCAGGGAGTGCCCTCCATGTCCAGGTGGTGTCCTCCATGTCCAGGGGGTGCCCTCCGTGTCCTGGGGTGCCCTCCATGTCCAGGGAGTGTCTTCCATGTCCAGGGGTGCTCTCCGTGTCCAGAGGTGCTCTCTGTGTCCAGGGGGTGTCCTCCGTGTCCAGGGGGTGCCCTCCGTGTCCAGAGGTGCTCTCCGTGTCCAGGGGGTGCTCTCTGGGTCTAGGGGGTGCCCTCTGTGCCCAGGGGGTGCCCTCCATGTCCAGGGGGTGTCCTCCATGTCCAGGGGTGCCCTCCGTGTCCAGAGGTGATCTCCATGTCGAGGGTGTGTTCTCTGGGTCTAGGGGGTGCCCTCCGTGTCCATGGGGTGCCCTCTGTGTCCAGAGGTGCTCTCTGTGTCCAGGGGGTGCTTTCTGGGTCTAGGGGGTGTCCTCCGTTCTTCCACAGCTACTCAGATCTCTCAGTGACCCATGTTCACCACATACCACTTGGACCTGAACCCCCCTCTACCGTCTCAGCCAGTCTCTTCAAGCCATCCAAGAGTGTTAGCACCTCACATTTTGCTGTCTGCTTTATTTTAATAGATAATTGAGGCAGGTTGGGGTAAGAGTATTTATAGAGAGACCTCTGTGGGCTGGAAGCCTCCATGGAAAAACTgctaacagcattttttttttccattcctctctaaataaatgtatttctccTACACTGGCAAATATTTTagaatgtattttcaaaaagacttgtggaaaaataaaaagagggagcAGGGCAGTGCTCTCTTTCCAAAGTCCATTGGAAAGGAGCTAAGGCAAGGGGGCAGCCTGAGGCTCCCTCACTTCCAGCgggggggagggttggggagggggaCAGCCTGAGGCTCCCTCACTTCCAGCCAGGGGGGGCAAAGGGGGCAGCATGAGGCTCCCTCACTTCCAGCCAGGGGGTAAGGGGGGGCAGCCTGAGGCTCCCTCACTTCCAGCCACTGTTGTCTCTTGTTCCTTTGCAAATGGATCTGCTGTTGACTACGGGAAAAGCAGAGCTGACTCTGGAATTTTGAGATAAACCAGAGGTTCCATGGTTGGCTgtgaggcaggagaggaaggggcTCTGGGGTTACCAGAAGGCAGGGCAGGTCCAAAGAAGGACttctggggggtgggagaagaaTGTGACCCCGGAGTGAGTCCTCTGGAGTTTGAGGCCTCCCAAGGAAACCTGAATGCAGAAGGGCTTCTTGGCCACATGGGTCCCAGCTAGCTGCTGGGGGAACAGGTACAGAACAGGGTCCCTGTGGATGGATTCTCACTCCCTGTCTCCTTCCCGTCAAGCAGGGTAGGGCAGAGACACAAAACCACCCCTCAGCTATCCTTGGATTGAAACGGTTCATCTTGTAGAGTCGGATCATTAAGTAGGAAGGAAACcaactcaaaacagcttcaggaaatccctgaaactgaccagattcactaggccccctCCCTTCTAGAGTAAagaataaaagctgagagtccctctcAGAGGACGTGAAGCTGAGCGCCCAAGATGAGTCTCCCACAAGTGGAGGtgtctggaagaagcagagaccagtcaaggctgcctggaagaggtttagagcAGCTGAGGCCTTGGAAAGGACGCTGTCCACCTGTGGAGCTATtttcaggctgtgcagtgtgctccaggttcccagctttgggAGCTGGCATCCATGCTAGGGTAGGCCTTAGTGACAGAGCTGTCTTTGAATTATTTCtactcctgtaagtgaccccacacccacattcctgtaagtaaccccaataaaactcattggtttgcCAAGTTGGGCTTTGGTGGTCTCTGCGCTTTGGTCTGTCTTGGGAtccctgtctggggtgagtagatgtgtgtgttgtgtctccccaggaaacgTTTTGTCTCACAACATAATTGGCACCTGAACAGGGACACGACAGAACCAGAGATGAGTTGGGGAGGGGTGGCACATGGTTCTGGCTATGGTTGGCAAGGCCTGAGGCTGAGAAGCCTGAGGGAagcatctcccccaccccccgggGGAACTCTGATAGAGCCATCCTTTCCTCTGCACGTGTTAGTGTGCCTTTGTGCTAGGACAACGGTTGCGTGGTTCCTGCTCTGGATAGTGCAACTGAGGCTGAGCCCTCAGAATCACGAGTGTCCGTGGGAAGAATTGCAGCATGGCAGTCTTTGTCTGTGTGGTATGGGTGGCATGCCTGTTTGAAGATTGGGGTCCACCATATGGATATGGAGATGCTCTGAGAAAGTTACAGGGCAGGAGGAAATGAGGTAGTCTTTGAGATTAGTGGACAAGAGTTGGGACAGAGGCCGTGCAGCAGCAGTGTTAGAAATGCACCTGAGGCGGAGATGGTGGTCAAGCGGGAGCTTGTTTGTGTAAAGGGGCAGTAGCAACAAGAAAGGGGTGTGTGGCTAGCATCCTCCAAGTCAGCCACAGATTTGGCAACTAAATTAGATAGACAAAGGGATGAGATAGAGGTGATAAAGACAATAAAAGATGCCCCTCAAGCCCAGCCTTTTGTAAAATGAGGGGAAATCTGTGTGTAATCCAGCATGCAGGGCATTAATGATCCAATGCAAAAACCTAGTGTGATCAAGAAATACTCAGCCCGTGAGCTGCTGGAATTAGGGAAGACTTTTAAACAAGCCATGGAGGATCCTGTCTCAGGCTGGCTTGTGAGGCTGTGGGACATGGGAGTGGATGGGATCAGCCTGACTGTGGCTGCAGGAAAACTGAGTGATGTAACTTCCCATCCCTCCTTAAAGCCAAAGCTGCGTGACCTGCCTCCGTGTGAGGGAAATCAGCCCCCGATGGACTGGCTGATCAGAGCCATTAGGGACATTTGGTTATCTTGGTCTGAAGTCTCTGGAATATCAGGAGCTGGAAGACCACAGCGGAGGGGCAGAGGTTACCGAGGGAACTAGGAAGTACAGAAGTCAtgttggaacccattccctgggCCAGGTAGAGCTGTGTTCACAGAGGAGGTAAAGAAAAGGCTGACCCAGCAGGGACCTCGAGGCTGGTGTGAAGCCTTAGTGATTTTGCTGAGCCCTTTGGTGGGGCAAGATCTTTATAAAGTAGGAAAGGCTTTGGCAGATCTCAGTGGCTTAGACTGTCGTGTAAAGAGAGTTTGTAAAGTGAGAGCAACCTAGAGGAGGCAGTAAAAAGGTAACACGGAAGAAAACGTCTGGCTGCATTACTCAGTAAATGTGGCAAGATTTGTGTCAAGCTGAGGTTCCTAAGGGAAAAAATTGACAGAAGCCAAGTTGTGTGCTGAGGAGCTTCTGGGTGGCTGTGAAGCCTGAGGAGCAGTTCACAGACGGAACAATACAGGTGAAGATGATCGAGTCCCACCCAGGGCCGAGTCATTATCCCCCACACACCAAGGAGTGTGCATTTCCTCCAGCAAAGATTATACTAGGGGTAGAGATGGTTTGCTCAGTCAGGAATTCCAccaacagccaggtgtggtggttggAGAGGCAACAGTTACAGCTACATCCATAGTGCCAACCCAGGGCGACTGTGTCCTCGGGAGCCAGCAGGTGCAGCTGTGAGAGCATGGCCTTGCTCCCCGCTTGAGCCTGAGTAGGTATGAGAAAATCAAGTCAGGCCCACCAAGTGGATCAGGTGTGGAGAAATGAAGGGGGCTCAGGGGAAGAGGTCCAGGATATGGAAATGCAATGGCTCAGAGGGGATGATTAAGGATTACAGGGAGCTAACTAAGTTAGTGCCTCCTATCCATGCTTCCTACGCAACCTTGATCAGTGGAGGAAGCAGCTGATACAGACGGATGGAACCTCCCCAGGCCGTGTTAGACACTTGCTTCTGTTTGCTTTAGTATATAGTTGTGAACCTCTGGGGTCACTTGACAGTGAGAACAAGAGACAACAGACTTCCAGAGTGCTTCGCCAAGGTGATCTTTGTAACCCCGCTGTTATGGGATGGGGGTTCGGGATGTTGCCTTGGGCTGCCCACCCTCTAGCAAATGTTTTGTTATATAGATGACGTAATGCTAACCTCTGAGTGTTTTGCATATTTGGAAAGCCACTAGAGAGGCAATTGGGTACGATGGTACTTCTGCTCACCTTACACCCCTACTGGGGCTGGgttacttgaaagaaaaaaaaaatcccagaggccATTGGCTATTGAATgaaaaccccagtgccaggggCAGGCTACCTTCctatgagttgttggccagggaaGCCCCCAAGGCCCCACAAACTATAAAGACTATTGTTACTGCTCTTGGTTGTATgccagaactagatggtaagaccccattgctgaagacaccacatgtgCATGCTCTGACTGCAGGAcaaggagaaatcaagctgggacTGAACAGGCAACCCCTAGCATGTTGGCTGGCTTTCATAAGGCCAGAGCTGGCCATGCAGGCTGCTGGTGGGGAACTGTCACCAACGTTGCTGCTTAGCTATCAACCCTGCATGCTGAAGTACTGACATGCCAGGCGGGACGTGCCTGCTTATGCAATAGAGGCTCAGTTGTCATGAATAAGACCAACAGCCTTCCAATTGGATTTAGGGCCCTCTCTGCAAGAGAGTTCACATCTGGTACAAAATCTAGGCAAAAAGCTGTggcttgggtgggggtggggaggtcatCAGTCCCAATGGGAAGCAGCTTCTAAGGTTTCACTAGATGGATGGGATGTGCCTGTCAAACTGCCTGTATCTGTTATGCCCATAGATCCCTTGTTCTCGGTCTCACCACTGGTGAAGCTCCTGAGAACAAGGGACTGCTACTGAGGCATGGTGGCCTATTTCTTAGCTGTAGGTGGACATCTGTAGtcaccccctccaaggctcagggaccattgcaGAAGAGGTGGTAGAGAGAATGTAGGAACTGTAGGAAGGGAGGGAGCGTTGTGTAGCAGCTTCCTCTGAGACAGAAACATTCCACCCTGCAGAGAAGCTcaagatagcttcaggaagtACCTGAAAcagaccagattcactaggcctctCCCTGCCCGAGGAAACAATAAAAGCTCAGAGGAAGTGAACCTGAGCTCCCAAGAAAACTCTCACACGAGGTGAATGGCAAAGAAGGCTGAGACCAGATGGTGAACAGCAAAGAAGGCTAATATCAGATCAGCTGTGGAAAAGATTTAGACCAACTGGGGCACCTGGAAAGGATGCTCTCTaactgtgcagtgtgctccaggttcccagctgtgtgtgtggggggggggaaggctttggtgatgcagctgtctttgggtCATTTCTGCTCTTGTGACTAACCCCTCACTCACATTCCTGCAAGTAACCCCAATGAAACCCATACATAGTTCAGGTTGGACTGTGGctgtatctgtactttggtctgtggTGGGCTCCCTGTCTgtggtgagtagatgtgtgtgttgtgtgtccccaggaaaagttttgccACACAACAGGCTTCCTGTGTAGCTTGTTAGAATGGGCATCTGTTGGGGAGAGGGGCTTGCCCAGGACAGGGTGGACTTCTCATTTTCAGAGGCCTGGGACCACCCTGACCCCTCCATCGGAGGGTCTTGCCGAGAGGACTGTGCTTAGCTGTGGCAGTCAGAGATAGAAGGCAGCCACGCTGTGGATCACAAAGTCCCCAGAAGAGTGGGGAAACCAAACCctgagtgcctactgtgtgcaagACCACTTACTCCACAGATGCTGGGGTCTGGTCACTACAAAAGTGGCTGAAGACTAGAGGCTCAGAAGGTTAGGGCACTTGTCCGAGGTCACCCTGGTATCCGGGAGCAGCCAGATCAGTGAATGCCCCTGCCTCAGAAAGTAGTTTTTCAGGAAACATGTCACCTTCTCAGAAGGCCTCTTTCTTAGCTGCCTTTTTCCGCGGAAGCCCTGTACCCTGCCTGCTACCTAGGTTCCTTGCCTTTGGGGTGTTACACGGTCCCACAGGCTGAGAGGCTCATGCCACCTTGGGGTGCCCACAGGCTCAGAAGTAGGCTGAGGTCCTGACCTCCCAAGCAGCCTAattgctgtgtgactttgggttGCAGCCAAACCCCTCTGGGCCTCAATTTTTCCACCTAGCGCTCAGGGGAAGTCCCGGGTAGATTTATTTATGAGTTGGATGTCGGGGTGGTGTCCGGGAGGCCCGAGAGGGTTCACCTGGAAACAgcacccccaccctgccctcgGGCGGGGCCCGTTATGTAACGGGGTGTGCGGCGGCAGGAGCGCTTTGGGAGgcgggggacggggggggggacGCTCGCGGCTATTCCGGGCGCCGCTATTTTTAGCCCATTGATGAGGCTGCGTCGGCCGCCGCCGCCGGGATTCCGGAGACGTCAATGGGCGCGCGTCACGGTCCCCGCCCGGCCGCTCGCCGGGGGAGGAGTTGGGGGCGGGGGGCGCGGGCGCGGCCGGAACCGCGGGCGGGGGCGCCCGGCGGGCCCGGCGGGCGCGGCGACAgcgggaggcggcggcggccTGGCATGGGCGACCCTGCGGGCCTGAGCGGGGCGCGAGCCCGGAAGGCGCGGGCGGAGACGCGAGCGCAGCCCGCGGGGCCAGGTGAGGGGCCAGGGCGGCTGGGACCTGCGTCCACCGAGCTGCGGGGTCAGCGCCGACCTCTCCAGCTCGCCCCGGGTGCGGCTGGACGTGGCCAGGCCCCAGGCATGCCTCCCCGTCCCGGTCCGCGGGAGCCAGCAGCCTAGGCGCCACCACGCTCCAGGAGTCTGTTCGGGCTTTGGGCACAGCGATGGCTCCAGAGGGTGGTCTGCGTGGATGCAGGGCTCAGCCCCCTTTCATGGACACGTTCCCTCCTTCCGCGTCCGTTTTCTGATAAGTGACCCGAGGACCTAAAGGTGGTTTCGTGGAAAGTTGTGGCCTGGATTGGGGGCTCGTGCCATGGGCATGCTGTGATCGGCAGGTTCCCAAATGGTGCTGGTGGACTCTCCTGCACCGGGGCATTACGGTCAAGGGGAATGCTTGTATCAGGGGGCGAAGACAAGGAGGGCAGCTGGCACTGTGGTGACCCAGGGCTAGGAAGAATGACAATGTACTGTGCTATGGGCCATGATTTCGATGATGGTGTTTGTTGGGCAGACAGATGGCTCACACCGATGAGGTGAACGACTCTAATAAGAAACGGTGAGCCTTTCTTTGCCCAGCTCAGGAGTTCAGGCCCCGTGCTCACCTGCGCAGCCACAGAGCTTCTTCGCACCTGCTCCTTGGGAGGGACTCAGACTACCCCAGGTAGCGGAGCCAGGTTCTAGATGCACAGGTCTAAGTAGCCGGCTAGAAGGGATGGATGCCTGGCCACGGCTCCCAGATCTGGGGACCTGGGTTCTAACCACAGCTTTGCCAGTTCCTAGCTGTATGACCAGGAGCAAGTTTCTTAACCTTTTTAAGGTCTGGCCTTGCACAGTGCATAATAAAAACAACCCCTTTCATGTAGTACTGTGAGGCTGCACTGAGCAAATGCCAGTAAAGTTCTTTTTGTGGAGCTGTGTGCAGGTCCTTAAGGGCTTCAGAAGGCCTGCCGCCATGCCTTGTTGCAAGTGGAGATTTTAGTTAAGAAAACATTCAAATGCTTCATAGAAAGGGCCAGCAGGTTTCTGGTGGGTCCCAAGAGGGGCTGACTAGCCCCTAGAGGTAAGATTTTTCTGATTCAAATTTGTGATTCAACCAGAAGGAAAACTCATGTTCCTGTTGGCTCTGTCCGCAAATGGAAGGGGCAGCTCCTTACCTACCTGAACTTCCCCTTGCCC
Coding sequences within it:
- the LOC118596755 gene encoding basic proline-rich protein-like, producing the protein MSPGSPQCQLPSLSSPPDTSIPLDRNAPVQESPPAPFGNLPITACPWHEPPIQATTFHETTFRPPSGAIAVPKARTDSWSVVAPRLLAPADRDGEACLGPGHVQPHPGRAGEVGADPAARWTQVPAALAPHLAPRAALASPPAPSGLAPRSGPQGRPCQAAAASRCRRARRARRAPPPAVPAAPAPPAPNSSPGERPGGDRDARPLTSPESRRRRPTQPHQWAKNSGARNSRERPPPRPPPPKALLPPHTPLHNGPRPRAGWGCCFQVNPLGPPGHHPDIQLINKSTRDFP